The following DNA comes from Enterobacter sp. SA187.
CGAGATCGATTACACCCGCCCGACCTGTATTCTGATGGGTCAGGAGAAAACCGGGATCACGCAGGAAGCGCTGGATCTGGCGGATCAGGACATCATCATTCCCATGATCGGCATGGTGCAGTCGCTTAACGTCTCCGTCGCCTCTGCCCTCATTCTGTATGAAGCCCAGCGCCAGCGGCAGAACGCCGGCCTGTATAAGCGGGAAAACAGCATGCTGCCGGAAGACGAACAGCAGCGTTTGCTGTTTGAAGGCGGCTATCCGGTGCTGGCCCGCGTAGCAAAACGCAAAGGCCTGCCCTACCCCCACGTCAACGCGCAGGGCGAAATCGAAGCCGATGACGCGTGGTGGGCCACCATGCAGTCTGCGAAATAACCCATGAAAGGCCGCCTGCTTGACGCCATTCCGCTAAGCTCGCTGACCGGCGTGGGCGCGGCGCAGAGCAGCAAGCTCGCCAAAATCGGCCTCGTCAACGTGCAGGATCTGCTCCTGCATCTGCCTTTACGCTACGAAGATCGTACCCAGCTTTACACCATCGCCGATCTGCTGCCGGGCATTTATGCCACGGTGGAAGGCGAAGTGCTGAACTGTAACGTCACCTTTGGCGGCCGTCGCATGATGACCTGTCAGATCAGCGACGGCAGCGGCATTCTGACCCTGCGCTTCTTTAACTTCAGCGCGGCGATGAAAAACAGTCTGGCGACGGGAAAACGCGTGCTGGCTTACGGTGAAGCAAAGCGCGGTAAGTACGGCGCGGAGATGATCCATCCGGAATACCGCGTGCAGGGCGACCTGACCAGCCCGGCGCTGGCGGACACCCTGACCCCCGTCTATCCGACAACCGAAGGCATCAAACAGGCGACGCTGCGCAAGCTGACGGACCAGGCGCTGGAACTGCTGGACACCTGCGCCATTGCCGAACTGCTGCCCGCTGAATTAGCCCAGGGCATGATGAGCCTGCCGGAAGCGCTGCGCACGCTGCATCGCCCGCCGCCGACCTTACAACTTGCCGATCTGGAAAGCGGTCAGCATCCCGCCCAGCGCCGTCTGATCCTCGAAGAGCTGCTGGCGCATAATCTCAGTATGCTGGCCTTACGCGCCGGCGCACAGCGTTTCCACGCCCAGCCGCTTGCCGCGCAGGATGAGCTGAAAAACCAGCTGCTGGCGTCACTGCCGTTTAAACCGACCGGCGCGCAGGCACGGGTGGTGTCCGAAATCGAACACGATATGGCGCTTGATATTCCGATGATGCGTCTGGTGCAGGGCGACGTTGGCTCCGGTAAAACGCTGGTGGCGGCCCTTGCCGCCCTGCGCGCCATCGCCAATGGCAAACAGGTGGCGATGATGGCCCCCACCGAACTGCTTGCCGAGCAGCACGCTAACAATTTCCGCGCCTGGTTTGCCCCTCTCGGCATTGAAGTCGGCTGGCTGGCGGGTAAACAGAAGGGCAAAGCGCGCGTGGCGCAGCAGGATGCCATCGCCAGCGGTCAGGTGCAGATGATTGTCGGCA
Coding sequences within:
- the trmH gene encoding tRNA (guanosine(18)-2'-O)-methyltransferase TrmH, which translates into the protein MNAQRYARICEMLARRQPDLTVCMEQVHKPHNVSAIIRTADAVGVHEVHAVWPGSRMRTMASSAAGSNSWVQVKTHRTISDAVSHLKGQGMQVLATHLSDKAVDFREIDYTRPTCILMGQEKTGITQEALDLADQDIIIPMIGMVQSLNVSVASALILYEAQRQRQNAGLYKRENSMLPEDEQQRLLFEGGYPVLARVAKRKGLPYPHVNAQGEIEADDAWWATMQSAK
- the recG gene encoding ATP-dependent DNA helicase RecG, with amino-acid sequence MKGRLLDAIPLSSLTGVGAAQSSKLAKIGLVNVQDLLLHLPLRYEDRTQLYTIADLLPGIYATVEGEVLNCNVTFGGRRMMTCQISDGSGILTLRFFNFSAAMKNSLATGKRVLAYGEAKRGKYGAEMIHPEYRVQGDLTSPALADTLTPVYPTTEGIKQATLRKLTDQALELLDTCAIAELLPAELAQGMMSLPEALRTLHRPPPTLQLADLESGQHPAQRRLILEELLAHNLSMLALRAGAQRFHAQPLAAQDELKNQLLASLPFKPTGAQARVVSEIEHDMALDIPMMRLVQGDVGSGKTLVAALAALRAIANGKQVAMMAPTELLAEQHANNFRAWFAPLGIEVGWLAGKQKGKARVAQQDAIASGQVQMIVGTHAIFQEQVQFNGLALVIIDEQHRFGVHQRLALWEKGQQQGFHPHQLIMTATPIPRTLAMTAYADLDTSVIDEMPPGRTPVTTVAIPDTRRSDIIDRVRQACMSEGRQAYWVCTLIEESDLLEAQAAEATWEELKLALPELNVGLVHGRMKPAEKQAVMQAFKLGELHLLIATTVIEVGVDVPNASLMIIENPERLGLAQLHQLRGRVGRGAVASHCVLLYKSPLSKTAQKRLQVLRDSNDGFVIAQKDLEIRGPGELLGTRQTGNAEFKVADLLRDQAMIPDVQRLARHIHERYPEQALALIERWMPETERYSNA